In a single window of the Papaver somniferum cultivar HN1 chromosome 8, ASM357369v1, whole genome shotgun sequence genome:
- the LOC113303832 gene encoding beta-adaptin-like protein A, translating to MAPPPQASKSQSPSQPSGKGEVSDLKLQLRQLAGSRAPGTDDSKRELFKKVISYMTVGIDVSSLFSEMVMCSATHDIVLKKMCYLYVGNYAKGNPDLALLTINFLQKDCRDEDPMIRGLALRSLCSLRVTNLVEYLVGPLGLGLKDGNPYVRTVAAVGVLKLYHISPSTCIDADFPSTLKMLLLNDSDSQVVANSLSALQEIWSLEASNSEEASREREGLLSKPVVYYLLNRIREFSEWAQCLVLDLVSKYVPTDSNEIFDIMNLLEDRLQHANGAVVLATTKLFLHLTLSMADVHQQVYERIKAPLLTLVSSGSPEQSYAVLSHLHLLVMRAPILFSSDYKHFYCQYNEPSYVKKLKLDMLTAVANESNTYDIVTELCEYVANVDVPIARESVRAVGKIALQQYDVNAIVDRLLQFLEMEKDYVTAETLVLVKDLLRKYPQWSQDCIAVVGNISSKNVQEPKAKASLIWMLGEYSHDMLDAPYVLETLIEDWDEEHSPEVRLHLLTAVLKCFFRRPPETQKTLGAALAAGLADSHQDVHDRALFYYRLLQNNVSVAERVVNPPKQAVSVFADTQNSEVKDRIFDEFNSLSVVYQKPSYMFTDKEHRGPFEFSEDPGSLSVGAESADNVLPAHRVEASDNDLLLSTSEKEESKGLISNGSAYNTSSYDASSVAQATSQLTISNSSSPQPTFAIDDLLGLGPAIAPAPPSLNLSARAVLEPSSFQRKWAQLPVSLTQEISMNPQGIAALTSPQVLLRHMQAHSVHCIASGGQAPNFKFFFYAQKAEEATTFFLVECVINTSTSKAQMKLKADDQSLSEAFSTLFQSALSKFGMS from the exons ATGGCTCCTCCACCTCAAGCATCGAAATCTCAATCTCCATCTCAACCTTCTGG GAAAGGAGAAGTATCAGATTTGAAGCTGCAATTACGACAACTAGCTGGAAGTAGAGCACCAGGAACAGACGATTCAAAAAGAGAGCTATTCAAGAAAGTGATATCATACATGACAGTAGGAATAGATGTATCTTCATTGTTCAGCGAAATGGTTATGTGTTCAGCAACACATGATATAGTATTAAAGAAAATGTGTTATTTGTATGTTGGTAATTATGCTAAAGGGAATCCAGATCTAGCATTATTAACTATTAATTTCTTACAGAAAGATTGTAGAGATGAAGATCCAATGATAAGAGGATTAGCATTGAGGAGTTTGTGTTCGTTGAGAGTAACGAATTTGGTTGAGTATTTAGTTGGTCCGTTAGGTTTAGGTTTGAAAGATGGGAATCCTTATGTTagaactgttgctgctgttggtgtTTTGAAATTATATCATATTTCACCATCTACTTGTATCGATGCTGATTTTCCGTCCACGTTGAAGATGTTGCTGCTTAATGATTCTGATTCTCAG GTAGTAGCAAATAGTTTATCTGCTTTACAAGAGATTTGGAGCTTGGAAGCAAGTAACTCTGAAGAAGCTTCTAGGGAGAGAGAAGGTTTGCTTAGCAAGCCTGTAGTATATTACCTCTTGAACCG GATCAGAGAATTCAGTGAATGGGCACAGTGTCTTGTACTTGACTTGGTCTCCAAATATGTACCCACAGATAGCAATGAGATATTTGATATTATGAATCTCCTCGAGGATAGACTTCAACATGCAAATGGTGCTGTTGTCTTAGCAACTACTAAGCTATTCCTGCACTTGACCCTGTCTATGGCAGATGTTCACCAACAG GTGTATGAACGTATTAAAGCACCTCTGCTCACTCTAGTGAGCTCTGGAAGTCCAGAACAATCTTATGCTGTATTGAGCCACTTACATCTTTTGGTTATGCGAGCACCAATTCTTTTTTCTTCGGACTACAAGCATTTCTATTGCCAGTACAATGAGCCATCTTATGTTAAGAAGTTGAAGCTCGATATGTTGACTGCAGTGGCAAATGAGAGCAACACATATGACATTG TGACGGAGTTATGTGAATATGTTGCAAATGTTGACGTTCCCATTGCAAGAGAGTCGGTGCGAGCTGTTGGGAAAATAGCACTTCAGCAGTATGATGTTAATGCTATTGTTGACAGACTTCTTCAGTTTCTTGAGATGGAAAAGGACTATGTGACTGCTGAAACTCtg GTGCTTGTGAAAGATCTCCTACGGAAATATCCTCAATGGAGTCAGGACTGTATAGCAGTTGTTGGGAATATCAGCAGCAAAAATGTCCAAGAACCCAAGGCCAAGGCTTCTCTTATATGGATGCTGGGAGAGTATTCTCACGACATGCTTGATGCTCCCTACGTTCTGGAAACCCTTATTGAAGATTGGGACGAAGAACATTCTCCAGAG GTCCGGCTGCACCTTCTTACTGCAGTTCTTAAATGTTTCTTCAGAAGGCCACccgagacacagaaaactctggGAGCTGCATTGGCTGCAGGACTTGCTGATTCTCACCAG GATGTTCATGATAGAGCTTTATTCTACTACAGACTTTTGCAAAACAATGTATCTGTAGCAGAACGTGTGGTTAACCCTCCAAAGCAAGCGGTTTCTGTCTTTGCTGATACTCAGAACAGTGAAGTCAAAGATCGCATATTTGACGAATTCAATAGCCTGTCTGTTGTATACCAGAAG CCTTCCTATATGTTTACTGATAAAGAGCATAGGGGGCCGTTTGAGTTTTCGGAAGATCCTGGAAGTCTGTCAGTGGGAGCAGAATCTGCAGATAATGTATTGCCGGCACACCGAGTTGAAGCTAGTGACAATGATCTTCTACTAAGTACTTCAGAAAAGGAAGAAAGTAAAGGTCTTATCAGTAATGGTTCTGCATACAATACTTCTTCATATGACGCTTCTTCTGTAGCTCAGGCCACTTCACAACTGACAATATCAAACTCCAGCAGTCCACAGCCTACCTTCGCGATTGATGATCTTCTTGGTTTAGGTCCAGCAATTGCACCTGCACCTCCTTCATTGAATCTTAGTGCAAGGGCAGTTCTTGAACCAAGCTCATTCCAGAGGAAATGGGCACAACTACCAGTATCTTTGACTCAG GAAATCTCTATGAACCCTCAAGGAATTGCAGCACTGACATCTCCACAAGTACTCCTCAGACACATGCAAGCACATTCAGTCCACTGCATTGCCTCAGGTGGCCAAGCTCCAAACTTCAAGTTTTTCTTTTATGCTCAAAAAGCAGAGGAGGCGACAACATTTTTTCTGGTGGAGTGTGTCATTAATACATCAACATCGAAGGCACAGATGAAGTTGAAAGCCGATGATCAAAGTCTCTCTGAAGCATTCTCAACTTTGTTCCAATCGGCTCTGTCCAAATTCGGCATGTCCTGA